The genomic segment AAACTGAAGCATCTCTTCATGAGTAAAGTAATCTGATGAGATCTTTCCAGATGAGTTTAGATCTTCTAAGCGAGCACTTGTGGAAGTACCTTGTAGCCTTCTGCGGAGCTGGAAAtattacaaaagagaaaaaataataaataataaatggtCCCTTCATCAGAAATGCTAACATAAACCACACATATCTTCTCAATCTATACTAAAAAGAGAACCAGCGTACCTCCTCCAGCTTTTTCTCTGCTTCACCAGTGAAGCGGCCCCTTTCATCAAGAGTTACTCCCTGACAATAATCACCAATAGACAATGATCATTTTTTGCTAACAATTCAGAAACCACACTAGGGAGAGGAGGAAAagggaaaggggaaaaaatctAACCTCATCTGCATTGGCATCGTCATATTGCGGAAGCATTTTCTTCTCTGAAGCAGGATCATCATTGAACCTAAAATGTTAGGACATCTCGAGGTAGTTAGCAATTTTACAGAATTTAAAACTATGGTAGAACTTATTCTTGTAATATCAGCTTACTTGTCATCATAGATACCCGTCTTTTTCTTAGCAGCTTTATAAGCCTCGTTCCGGCGCTTCTGCTCTCCAATTTCCACATTTTCAAGCATATCAACCTCTGCCACATCAGACCAAAAACCTCTGTTACACAAAAATGCTTTGTCATTTTAGGAAACTTGGGCATAAAACATAAGAAGGAAACACCAAACTATTTCTACCTTCATTGATGTCACCATCTGCAAGTATATTCTGATCTTTGAGTGTCAAAACAACAGCTCCGCCTTCCAATACCTTGTCAAGGCCATCAAGAACCTTGATTCCAGCTAGATTATCTATTAAAAGGTtccatcataaaaataaatcaatctgACAGCATTAGCCATAACTCCTAGCTAAAATATAACTGATTCAATCAGCCAGAAACAGAAATATAAAGACCTTAAAATTTCAACTATAAATAATTATGGCTTGGCTTCCAATAATATGACCTTAGACTTGCCGATTACAATTCCAAGAGACTAAATTTGTGGGTTATAAAAATGTGACTAGCTGTAGATGTCCTCAAATGAAGTTTGAACATCTCATTTctcaatgaaattttttatgaacaaaCAGATAAGACCATGTTCAACTCATTTGATCTAATGAAATTCAGATGATTACGAAAAACTACCAAGTTTAAACAAATGTATCATCTATTCTAGATATGTTTTTAAACGACTGGCTAATGATAAAGAGGGGGGGGGATGCAGAAAGGATCATACAAGCATTATGCTGGTCTGCTTCCTCATCATCACTGCCTCCTTGACCAATATTGTCCTGAGAAAATTTATAGCATGGTATCAACAATCAAAACTGCATGGAATAAATCATAATACATAGGAAGTCAGAATACAGGAAATACAGTAAAGAAGGAAACCTGCTCCTCAAAAATCTTTGAGAGATGCTTGGCTCTCTCCTTCGCAGCATACTTGTTCTCCTCAATCTTGCGACTCCTACCAACCCATGCTAAAATGTCAGAACCAGGTTCGgactttttctttgttctttcttcCTTCATCctgagggaaaaaaaagtataagTAGGCCATAACAATAACATGAAGCTGGATGAACTTATAAATTGAAGAATATCAGGAAAATAAGAAGAccatcatcaaaatcaagaaaaatgctgcaaagaaacataaaagaagTTAACACTAATACAGGAATGGAGGACGCcaacaaaaaagcaaaagcagGAAAATCTACAAGTAATAAGAAgacacaaaattatattttgattgcACAAACCCACATTGGATGAGAGGAAAACCATCATCCATATGCAGAAAATTATAGATCACACAACAGTGGCATAGTACTGTGATTGGCCCACCCTTTACCAGTGTGCCTCGCTAATCACCATACCATTAAAGATCTACAAAATGGCCATGACAAGAAAAGCAAGGGAGCAGAACCTACTGTCAAGAGATGCTCATTGCTCAATGGCAAGATCTTCTCTCATTGAATTTTACCTGGCATGTATGCATAAAAGAAACTGCATGCTCATTTTATCATGAGAGGAAATCTATgtgattagaaaaattatagaaactCTTTCCCTAgtaatataaagtatatatgtGAAGCAATCAGGAGCACCTGACACTGGCGTTACACATGAGAAACAAGACAGGATAACTCTTGGAAGTAACAAACATCTAATTTAGACTGGTTACAGCTCGCAATAAATGTAGTCGTCCAAAATAAATCCTCATAGCAAAcataaatttcatcaaattatactaaaaattatccaaaatagaaaggaaaaatgCAAACCATAAAAAAGAGAGCATTGGTGGTGATTGACTTACTTCAAAATGCGTTGCCCAAGCTCCGAGGCAGATGAGTGAGCTCCAGCTGATGCACCTTCAGCACTTTGTTCATCTTCATCACGAAAAGAAACCTTCCCTTGTTTTCGATTATCCTTGTCCACTTCATCTTCATAATCCATCTGAACCTTGTCATCATAATCTTCCTCGTTGCTTTTTCTGCTTGCCCTATCCTTCTCTCTGGACCTCTCTTTATCTTGATCCGCTtccctgtctctctctctctccttagccttctctctccccctctccctctctttatCATTATCCCTGTCCTTCTCTCTATCCTTatgcttctccttctccttcactctttccctttccttttccttcttttccctATCCCTctccctttccttttccttccctCGATCTTTCCTATCCTTATCCTTCTCTCTAGACTTCTCTCGGTCATATTCTTTATCCTTCACCTTACTATCCCTACTCTTATCTTTACCAACATCATTATCGCTGGTTTTCTTCGACCGTTCCCTGTCTTTACTCTTATGATCCCtatccctctccctctctctctcctctcctctgcCGCTCTTCTTCCTAGTATGCTTACTCGATTTTTCAACTCCATTCACCTTGTCGTCCACATCATCCCTCTCTTCACGTCGCTCGTGCCTAGATTCAGACCAGTCCATATCCATTCTAACCACCACTCTCAAACTCTAATCCTGCCAGGACAATCACCTAAACCCTAGAAATCTACCACTTACAGATTTCGATTGGAATGGAGAggggaaaagagaaagaaagaaaaaccctaaGAGGGAGCGAGAGAGAATCGTACCTTCGATTAATTGGTTTGGTTTTCAGGGATAGATTATTATGTTTTGGGGGTGTTAAAGTGATAagtgttaatttatttaaaaatatattaaaataattttttttttatttttaaaattttatttttaatataagtatgtaaaacaatcaaaaaaacaattcaaaaaaaaaatgttttgtgttGGTTTTCTtaaattcatcatttttaatatGCAGTGACACTTCTCATTTACATATACAATACAATTATTTTCCTTTGAACTTTCAGTACATAGTACTGAATGTCTCCATCTAATTATGTCCATTATGCATGACATTTATTTCTCATAGTTTTTTAGCACAAGGATTTTATACACTTTTTATACTAGAGTTTGCCATCAAATTAGCTTATTTTAGGATGGATTTATGCATGCATTTCAATTCTATTCAACATTGAATAAAGTAACCAATCGAtgcaaaaatattaatgaaagccaattgattgaatttttatttcacGGGAACAACCATGTATATAATCTAGTTCGTGGTTTTCATTGTCATCCCTTGCTTGTCATTTCCAAgcgcaaaaataaaaatatagagttcattttttcttctcatgcATGTCACGTAGAACATTGATGCTATAAATCTTGAAcattatactaatttttttcatatatttaaagCTGAGAAATAATGTTGTGAATTGGTATTAAAAAGTGATGGATggtttttatattgtaaattgtaatgaatcaaaatatttgttattgAATCTCTACATGTAGATATGACATTTGAATAGGTTCATGCTATGTTTGGTGTCAACTATGATGATGATTATTGTATCGAATCATGTTGTTGATTATATGAATTATGATAGTGTCAGTGGTGGTGGAGCTGGTGATgttagtgatgatgatgataataaaaaaagataatggtggtggtgatgatgaggatgattaTAGTAGAACTAATGATGACGACAACAATGGTAACaataaagatgaaaattatAGTGATGATGAGGTTGAATCATTTTGGTAGCGAGAATTTGATCATAAAAAACTATTGTTATGCACAGCCGGTGATTTACATATGCATTATGTTAGTTATGCGCATAAGAAATCttgtatgattttataaaaCACATGATTGAGATGGTTGAATGAAGTAGTAAGAAGAACACTGAAAATGATGTGTTAACATATTTAAGATGGATGCAACAACATTGTGAAACCTTTATTATGGCTTTGGAAACATGTTATGGGTTGAAATCGTCGAAAAAGACGAGTTTTATTGAGAAGGTAACAATGTTTTTGTACATTATTGCATTGGGTGCAGCAAATAGATAGGTCCAATAAAGATTTCAACATTCTGACAAAATTGTAGGTCGATATTTTAATGAAGTGTGAGGACAATTTGTTTGCTTgcaatatatattatcaaactaAAAGATCCTAAATTCTTAAACACCCCACGAGAAATTGCGATAAATCCAAGATTAATACCTCATTTTAAGGTTAGAAAAATGGTGTTTTCAACtattattgataaataaaaattaatttcagatttttatgacTTGTTTATGAAATGTTGTTTATTGTTTGTTGGGTAGAACTGTATTGGTGCAATTAATATCACACATGTTAATGCTTTTGTAtctcaataaaatcaaatataatttattagtaGAAAAGATGTGTCGATGCATAATGTAATAGTCACATATAACTTTGATGTGTAATTCACATTTGTCTGGACAAGATGAGAATGTAGTGCTCATGATACTTGTATTTTCCTGAAGGCTATTaacaatccaaatataaaatttctgaAATTTcctaaagataaataaattacattaattaaatattatttaaatttaaattatgtttattctgtattttcaaaattagttataattttcttatttgtcatcAATATTATTTGGTTGATGTTGAGTGCCCAAATGAGTATGGATATCTAGATTCATATAAAAATGAGAGATATTACTTCCAAACTTTTCGGTGTCGAGTACAACCAACAAGTCAGGAGGAGCGATTCAATCGTGCACTCGTCACTTCACAATGTCATTGAAAGTGCATTTGGAGTATGGAAACAAAGATGAAGATTTTACAAACCATGACAATATATCCATACAAATTGCAAGTGTAGATTATGTCGTAATGAGATAACAATTAGTTTAATAGAAATCATATTGAAGAACAACAATAATgtaacatttatatatatatatatatatatatatatatatatatatatatatatataacaaaaaaagaatgcaCACTAATGCTACTCATAAACTGAAAATTCATGCATGTCCTTCTGGGTAATTTCATTACCAAAAACACTTATAAAAGTtccttaaccaaacatatataaactgttttttagttaacaataatttcaatcatagttttaatcaaatatatattttattacaataaaccacaactaaaaataatttttataaaacctaCTTTTACCAGTCGCAATCGCATAATCCACCACTCTCTCAAACACACCTATATATGTCATGACTCTGAAGGGTTGTCATTCTAAAAAGATTTTGGTAACAGAAAAAAGAGGCAGAATATCAACTTTAATAAATGTAATTGTCAAGTGGTGCTTCTTAAATATCTTGCCCCTTAAGGAAATGAAAATTTCTATTACAAAGATACCAAGAATTTTTCTTCTATAAGCTaaagaattgaatttttgacattttttatcCCATGAAGTTACATGAACAATTTTAAATGCAAATAATGTGACAAATTCAAATGACCTTCGTATGGGGCatccaaatataaattctttgttgtcttttttactttatccatttatttataatatagatAGGCACTAGATTTGTTACCCACACTTTGCCAGGGGcagagcaattttttttttcaacataaacaaattgttagggtaaaaaaaactaaattacgAATCGTTGGTTCAAGTGGTAAtctaaacaaaacaagaaaatacaacaataataaataaactaaaaaaacaaagaaaaaaagaacaaacatgaGGCTATTCAAATTATCAAACAACCTAATGATAACATAATAGAaggcaaacctaaaaaaataataaagaaaaactcaaaaataagaagaaaacataagctttaaaaaataaggaaaaaaaaaaagcaaactcaAGTAAACCTCCTAAACCTAGTCTAATCTATAAAACTTGCAACTCATTAAATCCTAGACCCGACTTCAATCAATAAGCTTAactctcaaccaatttaattttgaatgatgaaatcgttgaaaattattaataaaaaaaaacttgtaaaagcacaaaaaaataacaacaaaaaaataaggataaaactTGGGAGAGAAAAACctaatgaggatgaaatttgaaaaaaaataatttaaaacaaaattaatagcaattaaaaaaaagagaaaaaaattgaaagattaaaaaattatagggagtgaaattgaaaaatatttgtaatttgataaattatttatagattaaaaaatagtatgagtgaaattgaaaaacaatatagaaGACTAATCCAATATAATCAACacgcaaaaaataataaaaaaacaaaaaaagataaaaaaaataagaaaacactagctttaaaaaaaaaaaaactaagcaaacCCAAACGAACTTCTTAAACTTGGTTTAATCTCTAAAAACctataatttgtaaaatcttgaatttgagcttaattaaaaagcttaactcttgacaaattttaattttgaaagataaaatcatagaaaaaatattaataaaaaaacttacaaaagaaaaaagcaacaaaaacaatggagataaaacttgataaaaaaaaactagagaggatgagatttgaaaaaaaataataatttcaaacaaaataaatagcagctaaaagaataaggatcaaatttaaaagaaaagaattacatgaggtgaaattaaaaaatatttgtaatttaataaattacctataaattaaaaaatagtagagagaaattgaaaaatagttgtaatttgatatattatttataaaataaaaaatagtaggggtggaattaaaaaacatttgtaaattgatatattatttatatattttaaaatgatagggggtgaaattgaaaaaaaattataatttgatagattatttatagattataaAATGATAGGGGGTGaacttaaaaaaacttgtaatttcatagcttattttaaaataaaaaaatagcaatcaaaataatagggaacaaatgtgaaggaaaaaaaaattgaggggtTGCTCTGAAATTTTTCATGGGTTGCGCAAATTTCAAAGTggggagagagaagaagaaggaaaaaaaagaaatgatctCCGACACCAAATCAGCGATGTTTCTAATACACGTGCCAGACACCTGTGTAGAGAGCATTGATATCCTTCAAATGCTGCCCTTGAAGGCCATATTTGGTGGCCGAATAACCACTTACACGTCACCTGAATAGCGCAGTGGTTGCCCACACGTTGGCACgtgtaacatgttttttaataatatttaatgtatgcaaattataataatatcctTAAGCAACCTCAAAATCTACAACAAGACCCGAATAAAATGACCAAAACACTCTTATAAAAgagttatattgtttttgtcaCAAAGGGCATCAAAGTAATTTaactattatgaaaaaaataaaaaaaaacacccctaggaggagttttttttttttaatttcaatgttaaagtagtaattttattgtatataaaacaaaataatgaatatAAACTCAAACAAAATGCCTAAGACAATTGTATTACAGTGAAAAACAATCTTACCCTCGAAGCTTCCTTTATTGTCTTTTTAAAGGCAAATTTGTAATTATACAATTACAACAAATAGTAATTTGTGTCGTTATACACGGTAATATCACTAgtggattagttttttttggataattatttGAAGCTAACTTAATGATACACGCTCCTAAAAGGAAGAATTTAGCTAAATTCTTCGCCTAACGAAAGTTTGCCTGAACTGAATTCCTGCTTCTGACTTGAATTACCAACTTGTATTATACAATGCTGCATGCAATTTTGAAGAATTTAGCACCCACTCTGAACTAAAAGGAAGCATCTTCATCTTTACATTTCATGAGAACTTCGACTCTTCAAACTAATTACGCTGTTCCTGTGAAATACGATAGCTAGAGACAAGAATTTTAAACTTCTTTAAGCAGAATTTGACTCCCAACTGCTTGTATGTACTGACATGGGATTCAgttaagaaaatattacaaaGTCGTTAACCAAAGTGATCAAGTCTGTGGATCTAGTGATTTCACATGATAACTTAAACCCCTGCACTAGCCTTATTCACTATCCTTGATTAAACACCTCAAAGACTACAAATGAAAAGGTAGGGTGATTCGAGCCTTCAATggcgttgttgttgttgtaaagTATTATCATGGTGAACTCGATAAAAACTTGGGTGTTTTGTTTGTTAAGATGCTATCTAAATCTTTAATTAAGTGCATTTTTCCTTGGCTATTGCTATTTGTTGTGCTAGTGAGATCTATAGCCATGTGGATGTGCACAACAAAATGcctttatcaataataataataataataaaagaataacaaTCAGAAAACAATGGCCGAGTGAAGAAAGGAGTGTGTTGTGAATTCGAAATCAGATCCTGAACAAGCCCAAAACTAGTATTTTCTACATATCACTAGCTCATATGTGACCAAAAGGACAATCGAGGAAGCTCTTTGCTTCCTCTATGATCAAAAACGATGAATTTTTCTCTCGATACATTCTGCTGAAAATAACCATAGAAGCACCACAACTCAATtactcccaaacaatatagaaaaactataaagtGTGTTTCCAAATACTAGTTATAAATGATGAAGGCAAATCAAGAGACCGGCTAGGGAAATGAATTAGAACCGCTGCATGAATACCAAGCACGCAACCATGTACCTAAATCCAGTAAGTTTCCTTTGAAGGTATTAGTACCACAAATTCAAAATAGCTCAAGAAAAAACAGCGAGTAAAAGGGCATCATTACTGATTTGGATCTGATCTAACGCTTTCCAGGCTCTATTTATCAAACTCCCATATGATGCCTCCATCCTCTAAAATACCAGAAGACACATATATTAGCCAGAAGCTTTGACAGAAATCACAGATATAGTATAGGGTGGAGACACactcttcaaaataaataaaaatgttttaatgttGAGACAGATAGTTATGTTTAACCAGAGAGTATTTCAGGTGTTTTGACAATCTTTACTGAAACCTTAGTTAACTAAGACAAAAGAcatcattttttcaaaaactttaaggTTCTCTTCAGAATTCCATGAAAAGTCATTGCTAAGAGCATCTCCAATGGGGAATGCTTCTTAGAAGAGCTAAATTGGTAATATGGCTTTCTGAATAGTGTAGATATGGCCTTTTTGTTTATGTGCACTCCAATGGTAAGAAGCCATTTAGAAGAGccaattgtattttaatatatttgatacgCAGCTATTTTAACACAGcctgttaatatatataaaaataaggaaTCAATATCTTTCTAACAACAGCCAGTTGGGTCACATTCAGTCAGTAATATGAACCAGACCAGAAATCTCAACTATATAATGCCTTAGAACTGCTAGCTATTACCATAACTTTTCTTTTCGctctttcttgtttctttgaATCTGAAAGGTAAGATGCCTGGATACAAGCCATCAAATACAGTATTTACCTAACAATATTTTTACCATCTTTCATCTCTTGCTTCCTCTGAATATTTTTAGGATCTTTCATCCTTACTTCCCTTTCTTACCCAATGCCATGATTAAGAGAAATTACCTCAAAAAAGTTCCACTCTAATTGCAATATTACCTTTCACTTTCTTATTTATCCACATCTCC from the Populus nigra chromosome 1, ddPopNigr1.1, whole genome shotgun sequence genome contains:
- the LOC133679543 gene encoding SART-1 family protein DOT2 isoform X2, which encodes MDMDWSESRHERREERDDVDDKVNGVEKSSKHTRKKSGRGEERERERDRDHKSKDRERSKKTSDNDVGKDKSRDSKVKDKEYDREKSREKDKDRKDRGKEKERERDREKKEKERERVKEKEKHKDREKDRDNDKERERGREKAKERERDREADQDKERSREKDRASRKSNEEDYDDKVQMDYEDEVDKDNRKQGKVSFRDEDEQSAEGASAGAHSSASELGQRILKMKEERTKKKSEPGSDILAWVGRSRKIEENKYAAKERAKHLSKIFEEQDNIGQGGSDDEEADQHNAYNLAGIKVLDGLDKVLEGGAVVLTLKDQNILADGDINEEVDMLENVEIGEQKRRNEAYKAAKKKTGIYDDKFNDDPASEKKMLPQYDDANADEGVTLDERGRFTGEAEKKLEELRRRLQGTSTSARLEDLNSSGKISSDYFTHEEMLQFKKPKKKKSLRKKDKLDIDALEAEAVSAGLGIGDLGSRKDGRRQAIREEQERSEAEMRNNAYQSAYAKADEASKSLRLDQTLQTKVEEEENLVFADDEEDLYKSLERARKLALKKQEVEASGPRAIAHLASTTLSSQIADDKNPETGESHENKLVFTEMEEFVSAIQLAEVHKPDNEDVFMDEDEPPRVSDEEQKDEAGGWMEIPDNSKDENPVNEDEEIVPDETIHEVAVGKGLSGALKLLKERGTLKESIDWGGRNMDKKKSKLVGIVDDDVGTNNDNKFKDIRIERTDEFGRIMTPKEAFRMISHKFHGKGPGKMKQEKRMKQYQEELKLKQMKNSDTPSLSVERMRGAQAQLKTPYLVLSGHVKPGQTSDPRSGFATVEKDFPGGLTPMLGDKKVEHFLGIKRKPETGFSGAPKKPKI
- the LOC133679543 gene encoding SART-1 family protein DOT2 isoform X1, translating into MDMDWSESRHERREERDDVDDKVNGVEKSSKHTRKKSGRGEERERERDRDHKSKDRERSKKTSDNDVGKDKSRDSKVKDKEYDREKSREKDKDRKDRGKEKERERDREKKEKERERVKEKEKHKDREKDRDNDKERERGREKAKERERDREADQDKERSREKDRASRKSNEEDYDDKVQMDYEDEVDKDNRKQGKVSFRDEDEQSAEGASAGAHSSASELGQRILKMKEERTKKKSEPGSDILAWVGRSRKIEENKYAAKERAKHLSKIFEEQDNIGQGGSDDEEADQHNAYNLAGIKVLDGLDKVLEGGAVVLTLKDQNILADGDINEEVDMLENVEIGEQKRRNEAYKAAKKKTGIYDDKFNDDPASEKKMLPQYDDANADEGVTLDERGRFTGEAEKKLEELRRRLQGTSTSARLEDLNSSGKISSDYFTHEEMLQFKKPKKKKSLRKKDKLDIDALEAEAVSAGLGIGDLGSRKDGRRQAIREEQERSEAEMRNNAYQSAYAKADEASKSLRLDQTLQTKVEEEENLVFADDEEDLYKSLERARKLALKKQEVEASGPRAIAHLASTTLSSQIADDKNPETGESHENKLVFTEMEEFVSAIQLAEEVHKPDNEDVFMDEDEPPRVSDEEQKDEAGGWMEIPDNSKDENPVNEDEEIVPDETIHEVAVGKGLSGALKLLKERGTLKESIDWGGRNMDKKKSKLVGIVDDDVGTNNDNKFKDIRIERTDEFGRIMTPKEAFRMISHKFHGKGPGKMKQEKRMKQYQEELKLKQMKNSDTPSLSVERMRGAQAQLKTPYLVLSGHVKPGQTSDPRSGFATVEKDFPGGLTPMLGDKKVEHFLGIKRKPETGFSGAPKKPKI